A region from the Devosia lucknowensis genome encodes:
- a CDS encoding alpha/beta fold hydrolase — translation MTKIDPNWTSHIADLDGVKIRYLDNGGTGPVLVCLHGTSMTAHAWGHLAASLRDGYRVIAVDMRGHGASDRPNSTYTIKELAGDIAKLAEKLDLTDITLVGSSVGNQVAVSFAAAHPERIAGLILSDPSFFVADGEIVKYLRSHHTRRRNYPALADAEAFARALPQRSGLSDEMHRLANQGDFREEADGSWSWAYDLPAITKLFLNLSTDQSADIAAIKAPVLVLNADRSNVLSANQADELANKFGNATLETVKNSNHTIWGDQPDYLAARARSFLKDLPGA, via the coding sequence ATGACCAAGATCGACCCAAACTGGACGTCCCACATCGCCGACCTCGATGGCGTCAAGATCCGTTACCTCGACAATGGCGGCACCGGTCCGGTGCTGGTCTGCCTTCACGGCACATCGATGACAGCCCACGCGTGGGGGCATCTGGCCGCTAGCCTGCGCGACGGATATCGCGTCATTGCCGTCGACATGCGCGGCCACGGCGCGTCCGATCGTCCCAACAGCACGTACACGATCAAGGAACTTGCCGGCGACATCGCCAAGCTCGCAGAAAAGCTCGACCTCACGGATATCACGCTCGTGGGTAGTTCGGTCGGCAATCAGGTTGCCGTTTCCTTCGCCGCGGCTCATCCGGAACGTATCGCCGGGCTGATCCTGTCCGATCCAAGTTTCTTTGTGGCGGATGGCGAAATCGTCAAATACCTGCGCTCGCACCACACCCGCCGCCGCAACTATCCGGCGCTGGCCGATGCGGAAGCCTTTGCGCGGGCGCTGCCGCAACGCTCCGGCCTCAGCGACGAGATGCACCGTCTGGCCAACCAGGGCGATTTCCGCGAAGAGGCGGATGGAAGCTGGAGCTGGGCATACGACCTTCCCGCCATCACCAAGCTTTTCCTCAATCTTTCGACCGATCAGTCCGCCGACATCGCCGCCATCAAGGCACCCGTCCTGGTGCTCAACGCCGATCGATCCAACGTCCTGAGCGCCAATCAGGCAGACGAACTCGCGAACAAGTTCGGCAATGCCACGCTGGAAACGGTCAAGAACAGCAACCACACCATCTGGGGTGATCAGCCCGATTATCTTGCAGCGCGGGCACGCAGTTTTCTCAAGGACCTCCCTGGCGCCTGA
- a CDS encoding ABC transporter permease, with the protein MSSLIQVRETAPERRTSRTLAIFKALVKDPIGCTALIILTVVLALAILAPFVAQFDPLVQNRRAILQPPSLTHWFGTDDIGRDVFSRVLYGTQISLLVGLMVVVITMIIGGLIGMISGYFGGWVDMIIQRIVEALDTLPSLVLSLFIAAMLGPSVRNVIIAVTLAQIPRFVRVVRSETMKIRGHDFIAASRVIGASPLRIMLTHGVPNLMPTMLVLGSLAFGIAIMTEAALSFLGVGTPPPNPSLGTMLSQGTRFIGQAPWLIIFPGLMLTISVLALNLIGDALRDVLDPRNR; encoded by the coding sequence ATGAGCTCGCTCATCCAGGTCCGGGAGACCGCGCCGGAACGTCGGACCAGCCGGACGCTCGCCATCTTCAAGGCGTTGGTAAAAGACCCTATCGGCTGCACCGCGCTCATCATCCTGACCGTGGTCCTGGCCCTGGCGATCCTGGCGCCGTTCGTCGCGCAGTTCGACCCGCTGGTGCAGAACCGGCGCGCCATTCTTCAGCCACCATCGCTGACCCATTGGTTCGGCACCGATGATATCGGCCGGGACGTCTTCTCCCGCGTGCTCTACGGCACGCAGATTTCGCTGCTGGTCGGCCTGATGGTCGTGGTGATCACCATGATCATCGGTGGCCTGATCGGCATGATCTCCGGCTATTTCGGTGGCTGGGTCGACATGATCATCCAGCGCATCGTCGAAGCCCTCGACACGCTGCCGTCGCTGGTGCTGTCGCTGTTCATTGCCGCCATGCTGGGACCGAGCGTGCGCAACGTGATCATCGCGGTGACGCTCGCCCAGATCCCGCGCTTCGTTCGCGTCGTGCGCTCCGAAACCATGAAAATCCGCGGCCACGATTTCATTGCCGCGTCGCGGGTGATCGGCGCTTCGCCGCTGCGCATCATGCTCACGCATGGCGTGCCCAACCTGATGCCGACCATGCTCGTGCTGGGCTCGCTGGCGTTCGGCATCGCCATCATGACGGAAGCGGCTCTGAGCTTCCTCGGTGTCGGCACCCCGCCGCCCAACCCATCGCTGGGCACCATGCTTTCGCAGGGCACACGCTTCATCGGCCAGGCGCCCTGGCTCATCATTTTCCCCGGGCTGATGCTGACCATCAGCGTCCTCGCCCTCAACCTCATCGGCGACGCCCTTCGCGACGTCCTCGACCCTCGCAACCGCTAG
- a CDS encoding ABC transporter ATP-binding protein: MTAPSPNGASVTTTSSATRPVALAVEGMAVTYSGILEVCSDVTIDVRRGEALALIGESGSGKSVTVLAVTGLLGRGGAIVRGSVKLDGEEISQLSERERRGRKLLGKRIGMIFQNPSRALDPVFTIGQQLNEALRLTGLSGKAELRAKGTEWLRHVGLPDPEEALDRYPHQLSGGQRQRAMIAIALASEPELLIADEPTTALDVTIQAQVLNLIRRLQRELNLALVLVTHDFGVVAAMADRVAVMYGGQVVETGTVDEIIRRPRHPYTQALLASIPTGHAGARIEALAGSVPHAASMPSGCRFHPRCPSAIPTCQTREPILEPNREGRVMRCLRADELGHQNG; the protein is encoded by the coding sequence ATGACCGCCCCGTCCCCCAACGGCGCGTCCGTGACAACCACTTCGAGCGCAACCCGTCCCGTTGCGCTTGCGGTGGAGGGCATGGCGGTCACCTATAGCGGCATCCTCGAAGTCTGCTCGGATGTCACCATCGACGTCCGACGCGGCGAGGCCCTGGCCTTGATCGGGGAATCTGGATCAGGCAAGTCCGTCACGGTCCTGGCCGTGACGGGCCTGCTTGGACGCGGCGGCGCCATCGTGCGCGGCAGCGTCAAGCTCGACGGCGAGGAAATCTCGCAACTCTCCGAACGCGAACGCCGCGGCCGCAAGCTGCTCGGCAAGCGGATCGGCATGATTTTCCAAAACCCCTCGCGGGCACTGGACCCGGTGTTCACAATCGGTCAACAGCTCAATGAGGCGCTGCGGCTGACAGGCCTTTCGGGCAAGGCCGAATTGCGCGCCAAGGGTACCGAGTGGCTGCGCCATGTCGGCCTGCCCGATCCCGAAGAGGCGCTGGACCGCTATCCGCACCAGTTGTCGGGCGGCCAGAGGCAGAGGGCGATGATCGCCATCGCGCTGGCCTCCGAGCCCGAACTGCTCATCGCGGACGAACCCACGACCGCCCTCGACGTCACCATCCAGGCGCAGGTGCTCAATCTCATCCGCCGGTTGCAGCGCGAACTCAATCTGGCGCTGGTCCTTGTCACCCATGATTTCGGTGTCGTTGCTGCGATGGCCGACCGGGTCGCCGTCATGTATGGCGGACAGGTCGTCGAGACGGGCACCGTAGATGAGATCATCCGGCGCCCGCGTCACCCTTACACGCAGGCTCTGCTCGCCAGCATTCCCACCGGGCATGCCGGCGCGCGTATCGAAGCGCTCGCAGGCTCGGTACCCCATGCCGCATCCATGCCCTCGGGCTGCCGCTTTCACCCCCGCTGCCCATCCGCCATACCGACCTGCCAGACCCGGGAGCCGATACTCGAGCCGAACCGCGAGGGACGCGTGATGCGCTGCCTGCGCGCAGACGAACTGGGGCACCAGAATGGCTGA
- a CDS encoding rhodanese-like domain-containing protein → MAIRGTMAWVDSLRPQVPTLSAAELAGRLKSGDALTVIDIRELQERIDKGAIPNSHHVPRGMLEFWADPQMNYHRDYFVESGRYVVYCAGGGRSVLAALALMDMGYENVWHLDGGFGAWEKAGQPVEDAAATSRWQRKP, encoded by the coding sequence ATGGCTATTCGCGGCACCATGGCCTGGGTGGACAGTCTGCGTCCGCAGGTACCGACGCTCAGCGCCGCCGAACTGGCCGGGCGTCTGAAAAGTGGCGACGCACTCACCGTCATCGACATCCGCGAACTTCAGGAACGCATCGACAAGGGCGCCATCCCGAACTCCCATCACGTTCCTCGCGGCATGCTGGAATTCTGGGCCGATCCCCAGATGAACTATCACCGGGATTATTTCGTCGAGAGCGGTCGGTATGTGGTCTATTGCGCAGGGGGTGGCCGGTCCGTCCTCGCAGCGCTAGCGCTGATGGACATGGGCTACGAGAACGTCTGGCATCTCGATGGCGGTTTCGGCGCCTGGGAAAAGGCAGGCCAGCCTGTCGAGGACGCAGCAGCGACCTCGCGTTGGCAGCGGAAGCCCTGA
- a CDS encoding ABC transporter permease, producing the protein MIVFAIRRAVLGVLVLVAVALMVFVTVRLIPGDIVNQQLAEAGAVTPELLAEKRAAMGLDKPMHEQFLVWAGGMVRGDLGLSLWTGRPVAAQVGTALLPTLQLSIIAIAMGALVGIGAGVLAALWRGTAGDMVLRMMSTVFLAIPQLWLGLLTLTGLALIGYYIPLPYRSFATDPWANFQQVIFPALALSLGVAAALSRLTRSAMLEVTGADFIRAARARGVSSSGLYLGHALKNALIPVITLLGTQFGNLLSGTVIIERIFNVPGLGNLLFEAVANRDYTVIQAAVLTYGLITIVVNLLVDLSYGLVDPRIREARS; encoded by the coding sequence ATGATCGTTTTCGCAATCCGCCGCGCTGTTCTGGGGGTGCTGGTGCTGGTGGCGGTGGCGCTGATGGTGTTCGTCACCGTCCGTCTCATCCCCGGCGACATCGTCAATCAGCAGCTGGCAGAGGCCGGCGCGGTGACGCCGGAACTGCTTGCGGAAAAGCGCGCAGCAATGGGGCTGGACAAACCCATGCACGAGCAGTTCCTGGTCTGGGCCGGGGGCATGGTCAGGGGTGATCTCGGACTGTCGCTGTGGACCGGCCGCCCGGTGGCCGCGCAGGTCGGCACTGCGCTGTTGCCCACCTTGCAATTATCGATCATCGCCATCGCCATGGGCGCCCTTGTCGGCATCGGCGCCGGCGTTCTGGCAGCGCTGTGGCGTGGCACCGCCGGCGACATGGTGCTGCGCATGATGTCGACAGTATTCCTTGCCATCCCGCAATTGTGGCTCGGGCTCCTGACCCTGACCGGGCTGGCGCTGATTGGCTACTATATCCCCCTCCCCTATCGCAGCTTTGCGACCGACCCCTGGGCCAATTTCCAGCAGGTCATCTTCCCGGCGCTTGCCTTGTCGCTCGGCGTTGCGGCGGCGCTGTCGCGACTGACGCGGTCGGCAATGCTGGAAGTGACCGGTGCCGACTTCATCAGGGCGGCACGGGCCCGCGGGGTGTCGTCGTCGGGACTGTATCTCGGTCACGCGCTCAAGAATGCGCTGATCCCGGTCATCACGCTGCTGGGCACCCAGTTTGGCAACCTGCTGTCCGGGACCGTGATCATCGAGCGCATCTTCAATGTCCCGGGACTGGGCAACCTCCTGTTCGAAGCCGTCGCCAATCGCGACTACACGGTGATCCAGGCTGCCGTGCTGACCTACGGACTGATCACCATCGTCGTCAACCTGCTGGTGGACCTCTCCTATGGGCTCGTGGATCCGCGCATCCGGGAGGCCCGCTCATGA
- a CDS encoding TetR/AcrR family transcriptional regulator, whose translation MTQKQLQQDYSSEAICERILQRHRGSVSVQKQHLAVANLSRIIQATLKLSNRQGFHAMSLRELASTAGLSMGGMYSYFDNKETLLLMILDAVSSSAQDVLSGAPEGVADDPVQHLNWLVETHIQLTEIMQPWFVFVFMEAKAFPEPAKRMAIASEAATEAMFADVLRRGVGTGAFAIDDVQLTAAIIKPLLQDWYVKRAKYRKAGISVSQYAGHVNGFVHAAIAAR comes from the coding sequence TTGACGCAGAAACAATTGCAGCAGGACTATTCGAGCGAGGCCATCTGCGAACGCATCCTGCAGCGTCACCGCGGCTCGGTCTCCGTTCAGAAGCAGCATCTGGCCGTCGCCAACCTGTCGCGCATCATCCAGGCGACGCTCAAACTATCCAACCGGCAAGGCTTTCACGCCATGTCGCTGCGCGAACTGGCCAGCACTGCGGGCCTCAGCATGGGCGGGATGTACTCCTATTTCGACAACAAGGAGACCTTGCTGCTGATGATCCTCGACGCCGTCTCAAGCTCGGCGCAAGACGTGCTCAGCGGCGCGCCCGAGGGCGTGGCCGACGACCCCGTGCAGCATCTGAACTGGCTGGTCGAAACGCATATCCAGCTCACCGAGATCATGCAGCCCTGGTTCGTCTTCGTCTTCATGGAGGCCAAGGCCTTCCCTGAACCGGCCAAACGCATGGCCATTGCCAGCGAGGCAGCTACCGAGGCGATGTTTGCCGACGTGCTTCGTCGTGGCGTCGGAACGGGTGCCTTCGCCATCGATGACGTCCAACTGACGGCGGCAATCATCAAGCCGCTGCTTCAGGACTGGTATGTGAAGCGCGCGAAGTATCGCAAGGCAGGCATTTCGGTGAGCCAATACGCCGGGCATGTGAACGGCTTCGTCCACGCTGCGATTGCCGCTCGATAA
- a CDS encoding GntR family transcriptional regulator, which translates to MTVAASISSKIVEAILSQQLTPDSRLGESELATLFNCSRTIVREAMLDLSARGIVSVSPRRGWFLTKVDAETARELYDARQIIEVGLLRHFAQKGRPMEEHLVLRLRAHLADQKAALAEGHVGRRSYLLGNFHVCLAECLGNRLLAEKLRDFTVLTTLFTMRHQTPGDARMSYEEHVAVVEALASGRLEAACDCMSDHLGTWDAKVHMVREVDPLDGLRRALTPPALAVKTVATGGKK; encoded by the coding sequence TTGACAGTCGCCGCGAGTATCAGCAGCAAGATCGTCGAAGCGATCCTGAGCCAGCAGTTGACGCCAGACTCGAGGCTCGGTGAATCCGAGCTCGCCACCCTGTTCAACTGCAGCCGCACCATCGTGCGCGAGGCAATGCTCGATCTGTCGGCACGCGGGATCGTGAGCGTCAGTCCCCGTCGTGGCTGGTTCCTGACCAAAGTGGATGCCGAGACGGCGCGCGAACTCTACGACGCCCGCCAGATCATCGAAGTCGGTCTCCTGCGGCACTTCGCGCAGAAAGGACGACCGATGGAAGAACACCTCGTTCTTCGCCTGCGGGCGCACCTGGCAGACCAGAAGGCGGCCCTCGCAGAGGGCCATGTCGGACGCCGCAGCTACCTTCTTGGCAATTTTCACGTTTGCCTGGCCGAATGCCTGGGCAATCGGCTCCTGGCCGAAAAGCTCCGCGACTTCACCGTCCTGACAACCCTTTTCACCATGCGCCACCAGACGCCGGGCGATGCCCGCATGTCCTATGAGGAGCATGTCGCGGTGGTGGAGGCTCTGGCGTCCGGGCGCCTCGAGGCGGCCTGCGATTGCATGTCCGACCATCTCGGCACCTGGGATGCCAAAGTGCACATGGTGCGCGAAGTCGATCCCCTGGACGGCCTGCGCCGGGCGCTGACGCCGCCGGCGCTTGCCGTAAAGACCGTCGCCACCGGAGGGAAGAAGTAA
- a CDS encoding ABC transporter substrate-binding protein has protein sequence MLKGLLARYAFVTALPVLALAAAMVVAPAAIAQDKHGGKVVINVHADAPNFDPLASTEFAVHSRLGLAMNRLVEWQTGDDIGYGQFVAKPGLAESWEISEDGLTYTFKIRDAVWQDVAPVSGRAVTSADVVATYEAILAGGVQKGLLSAVDTITAPDDKTVVITLKRRNVVLLQNLAHQNMWILPTEAFDGGYDRNTTVIGTGPWILTADEVGVATRYVRNESYFGKDENGEQLPYLDEVEILPIKDLNARIMAFRSGQVDIWFGPLNMTQMEGLKQALPDMQDVQTTANTQSELYLNPSFEPFASLEVRQAMNLALDRLGLGEVVRGGGGIGGVVGPALNTQTLPEEERIALYGTPDHEKAKALLADAGYPDGFTFEFTVLNYGEEFVREAEWIQQDLAEIGVTAEIKMVDTVAGQALGKEGDFQAMFLMMSPFAEADEYFTSHYLPGAVRNYTGIDDPALTAMIEEQQGIMDVAERQEKIWEIQRYVYENIQNPLPIWAAVLLHPAQADIRGWHPMITQGFPSLPEVWVED, from the coding sequence ATGTTAAAAGGACTACTCGCCCGCTACGCATTCGTCACCGCACTTCCTGTGCTTGCCCTCGCGGCGGCGATGGTCGTGGCGCCCGCCGCGATCGCTCAGGACAAGCACGGTGGCAAGGTCGTCATCAATGTCCATGCCGATGCGCCGAACTTCGATCCGCTGGCCAGCACCGAGTTTGCCGTGCATTCGCGCCTCGGCCTGGCCATGAACCGGCTCGTCGAATGGCAGACCGGGGACGATATCGGCTACGGCCAGTTCGTCGCCAAGCCAGGCCTCGCCGAAAGCTGGGAAATCTCAGAGGACGGCCTGACCTACACGTTCAAGATCCGGGACGCCGTCTGGCAGGACGTGGCCCCGGTATCGGGTCGCGCCGTCACATCGGCGGATGTCGTGGCGACCTATGAGGCCATCCTCGCGGGTGGCGTTCAGAAGGGACTGCTGTCGGCCGTCGATACGATCACCGCTCCGGACGACAAGACCGTGGTGATCACGCTCAAGCGCCGCAATGTGGTGCTGCTGCAGAACCTTGCGCACCAGAACATGTGGATCCTGCCCACCGAAGCCTTCGATGGCGGGTACGACCGCAACACGACGGTCATCGGTACCGGGCCGTGGATCCTGACCGCCGATGAAGTGGGTGTCGCCACCCGCTATGTCCGCAACGAAAGCTATTTCGGCAAGGATGAGAACGGCGAGCAGCTGCCCTATCTCGACGAGGTCGAGATCTTGCCGATCAAGGACCTCAATGCCCGCATCATGGCCTTCCGCTCCGGCCAGGTCGACATCTGGTTCGGACCGCTGAACATGACGCAGATGGAAGGCCTCAAGCAGGCTTTGCCAGACATGCAGGATGTGCAGACCACGGCCAATACGCAGAGCGAGCTCTACCTCAATCCCAGCTTCGAGCCCTTTGCGAGCCTCGAAGTGCGCCAGGCGATGAACCTTGCTCTTGACCGGCTGGGCTTGGGCGAAGTGGTGCGCGGCGGCGGCGGCATCGGCGGTGTAGTAGGCCCTGCGCTCAACACCCAGACCCTGCCGGAAGAAGAACGCATCGCCCTCTACGGCACGCCGGATCATGAGAAAGCCAAGGCACTGCTCGCGGATGCCGGCTATCCCGATGGGTTCACCTTCGAATTCACCGTTCTCAACTACGGCGAGGAATTCGTCCGCGAGGCGGAGTGGATCCAGCAGGATCTGGCGGAGATCGGCGTTACGGCTGAAATAAAGATGGTCGATACCGTCGCCGGCCAGGCGCTTGGCAAGGAAGGCGACTTCCAGGCCATGTTCCTGATGATGAGCCCGTTTGCGGAAGCGGACGAATATTTCACCAGTCATTACCTGCCCGGCGCCGTGCGCAACTATACTGGCATCGACGATCCGGCCCTGACGGCAATGATCGAAGAGCAGCAGGGCATCATGGACGTGGCCGAGCGCCAGGAGAAAATCTGGGAAATCCAGCGCTACGTCTACGAGAACATCCAGAATCCTCTCCCGATCTGGGCCGCGGTCCTGCTGCACCCGGCACAGGCCGATATCCGCGGCTGGCACCCGATGATCACGCAGGGTTTCCCGAGCCTGCCTGAAGTCTGGGTCGAGGACTGA
- a CDS encoding acyl-CoA dehydrogenase family protein has product MDFQISPRIEDYRRRIADFVEREILPLEDDKASYDAHGNITLDLLGTLRAKARTEGLWCLQLQPENGGAGLGRVGMAVCYEEMNRSIFGPVVFNSAAPDDGNMMMLENLGTPAQKDRWLRPIAEGTVRSAFAMTEPAPGGGSDPSMIQTRAEKRGDRYVITGRKWFITGAAEASHFTVIARTSDDPRHGLSAFMFHKDQPGWEIVRRIEIMGPEEHGGHCEIAFDGLEVSENDLLVGEGRGLKVTQARLGVARLTHCMRWLGLSKRCLEIAQAYALERHGFGMRLADRESIQLMMGDLAMRIEVGRLLVMKAAWELERGGYARKEVSMAKIQVANVLHDAADRAIQINGARGYSGDTVLEWIYRYARQARLVDGADEVHKMVLNRYLVDEGRQFWSWLEGAAN; this is encoded by the coding sequence ATGGATTTCCAGATTTCGCCTCGCATCGAAGACTATCGGCGCCGCATTGCCGATTTCGTGGAGCGCGAAATCCTGCCGCTTGAAGACGACAAGGCGTCGTACGACGCGCACGGCAACATCACGCTCGATCTACTGGGAACATTGCGCGCCAAGGCTCGCACCGAGGGTCTTTGGTGCCTGCAGTTGCAGCCGGAGAACGGTGGCGCCGGGCTCGGCCGCGTGGGCATGGCGGTATGCTACGAGGAAATGAACCGCTCGATTTTCGGGCCGGTCGTCTTCAATTCGGCCGCGCCGGACGACGGCAACATGATGATGCTGGAAAATCTGGGCACGCCGGCGCAGAAGGACCGGTGGCTCAGACCCATCGCCGAAGGCACGGTGCGCTCGGCCTTTGCAATGACCGAGCCTGCCCCCGGTGGCGGATCAGATCCATCCATGATCCAGACTCGCGCGGAAAAGCGCGGCGACAGATACGTCATTACCGGCCGCAAATGGTTCATTACCGGTGCCGCAGAGGCAAGCCATTTCACCGTCATTGCCCGCACCTCGGATGATCCCCGTCACGGCCTCTCGGCCTTCATGTTTCACAAGGACCAGCCCGGCTGGGAGATCGTTCGCCGGATAGAGATCATGGGGCCCGAGGAGCATGGCGGGCATTGCGAGATCGCGTTCGACGGACTGGAAGTGTCCGAGAATGATCTGCTGGTGGGCGAAGGGCGGGGACTGAAGGTTACCCAGGCGCGCCTTGGCGTTGCCCGCCTCACACATTGCATGCGCTGGCTGGGACTATCCAAGCGCTGCCTCGAGATCGCCCAAGCCTATGCGCTCGAACGCCATGGGTTCGGCATGCGGCTCGCCGACCGCGAGAGCATCCAGTTGATGATGGGTGACCTGGCCATGCGCATCGAGGTCGGACGCCTTTTGGTGATGAAGGCTGCCTGGGAGCTGGAGCGCGGCGGATATGCGCGCAAGGAAGTGTCCATGGCCAAGATACAGGTCGCCAATGTCCTGCACGATGCGGCAGACCGGGCCATACAGATCAACGGTGCGCGCGGGTATTCCGGCGATACCGTGCTCGAGTGGATCTATCGCTATGCCCGGCAAGCGCGCCTCGTCGATGGCGCCGACGAGGTCCACAAGATGGTGCTGAACCGCTACCTGGTCGATGAAGGCCGCCAGTTCTGGAGCTGGCTCGAGGGTGCTGCGAACTAG
- a CDS encoding ABC transporter ATP-binding protein: protein MAEAQTLFSLDDVSVRYPIRRGFFQRVVGHVGAVDGVSFDLRRGETLALVGESGCGKSTLGRAILRLEEVAAGTITTAGKQLVSRKELARKAQVVFQDPLGSLDPRWTIGNLIGEGIDVHRTATGAARDAKVRELLGQVELPSSAFHKFPHQLSGGQQQRVAIARALAMRPELIVLDEATSALDVSVQAQILNLLKDLQAEYSLTYLFISHDLTVVGQFADRVAVMYLGRIMEMGDAAEVLAAPRHPYTRALLASSLKVDPDMRIDRVPLLTGDVPSPRNPPSGCRFRSRCPLAQPACADLRHHMITAANGRQAAACIANGDL, encoded by the coding sequence ATGGCTGAAGCACAAACCCTCTTTTCGCTCGACGACGTCAGCGTGCGTTATCCGATCCGACGCGGCTTCTTCCAGCGCGTCGTTGGCCATGTCGGCGCAGTGGATGGCGTAAGTTTCGATCTGAGGCGCGGTGAAACCCTGGCGCTCGTGGGCGAATCCGGCTGCGGCAAGAGTACGCTCGGCCGTGCCATCCTCCGCCTCGAAGAGGTCGCCGCCGGCACGATCACCACGGCCGGAAAACAGCTCGTCAGCCGCAAGGAACTGGCCCGCAAGGCCCAGGTCGTCTTTCAGGACCCCCTGGGGTCGCTGGATCCGCGCTGGACCATCGGCAATCTCATTGGCGAGGGGATAGACGTCCACCGCACCGCGACCGGTGCCGCGCGCGATGCAAAGGTGCGCGAACTTCTTGGCCAGGTTGAGCTGCCCAGCAGTGCCTTTCACAAATTTCCGCACCAGCTCTCCGGAGGCCAGCAACAGCGCGTCGCGATTGCCCGCGCACTGGCCATGCGGCCGGAGCTGATTGTGCTAGACGAAGCAACGTCGGCACTGGACGTCTCGGTTCAGGCGCAGATCCTGAACCTGCTCAAGGATCTGCAGGCGGAATATAGCCTCACCTACCTGTTCATCTCGCATGACCTCACAGTCGTCGGCCAGTTCGCGGACCGGGTTGCTGTCATGTATCTGGGCCGGATCATGGAGATGGGCGATGCCGCAGAGGTGCTTGCCGCGCCGCGCCATCCCTACACCAGGGCGCTGCTGGCCTCCTCGCTCAAGGTCGATCCGGACATGCGCATCGATCGCGTACCGCTTCTGACCGGCGATGTGCCCAGCCCCAGAAATCCGCCAAGCGGCTGCCGCTTCCGCAGCCGGTGTCCCCTGGCCCAGCCTGCCTGCGCTGACCTTCGCCATCACATGATCACCGCCGCCAATGGCCGACAGGCTGCGGCCTGCATCGCCAACGGCGATCTTTAA
- a CDS encoding phosphotransferase family protein, which translates to MTEVELKALHEFLAATFGATEAPRCEKISGGQSNPTFFVDYGDRRMVLRKQPQGPLLRGAHAIDREFRVLKALADTDVPVPGAILYHADADVLDTPFYLMERLEGRVFENCALPGMSGEQRRAIYFGMAEALAKLHRIEPEAIGLGDYGRPGNYFERQIARWSKQYDESTGSRISALDELVARLPSLMPPDDGKVTIAHGDFRLGNMLFHPTEPRVVGILDWELSTLGHPYADLGFCCMPWHTTPDEYGGIMGLDGDLGIPTQAEFCAHYHAQVGSDAPLLPFHVAFALFRFSVIFVGIADRVRSGNAAAANAEAVGPLAKRFAERALEVINDHPDHAGF; encoded by the coding sequence ATGACTGAAGTTGAGCTCAAGGCACTGCACGAATTTCTCGCCGCGACATTCGGCGCCACGGAGGCGCCACGGTGCGAGAAGATTTCGGGCGGACAATCGAACCCCACATTCTTTGTCGACTACGGCGACCGGCGCATGGTGTTGCGCAAACAGCCACAGGGGCCGCTGCTGCGCGGCGCCCACGCGATCGACCGGGAGTTTCGTGTTCTCAAGGCCCTTGCCGATACCGACGTTCCGGTGCCCGGGGCGATCCTTTATCACGCCGACGCCGATGTGCTCGACACGCCGTTCTACCTGATGGAGCGACTGGAAGGCCGGGTCTTCGAGAATTGCGCCTTGCCCGGCATGTCCGGGGAGCAGCGACGCGCGATCTACTTCGGCATGGCCGAAGCCTTGGCCAAACTCCACCGCATCGAGCCCGAAGCGATCGGACTGGGGGATTACGGACGTCCGGGCAATTACTTCGAGCGCCAGATCGCCCGGTGGAGCAAGCAGTATGACGAGTCCACCGGCAGCCGCATTTCGGCGCTGGACGAACTGGTGGCGCGCCTGCCCTCGCTGATGCCGCCGGACGACGGCAAGGTCACCATTGCCCATGGTGATTTCCGTCTAGGGAATATGCTGTTCCACCCCACCGAACCTCGGGTGGTCGGTATTCTCGACTGGGAGTTGTCGACGCTGGGGCACCCCTATGCAGATCTCGGCTTCTGCTGCATGCCCTGGCACACGACGCCGGACGAGTATGGCGGCATAATGGGTCTGGATGGCGACCTGGGTATCCCGACGCAGGCAGAATTCTGTGCTCATTATCATGCGCAGGTCGGCTCGGACGCGCCGCTGCTGCCGTTTCATGTCGCGTTCGCTCTCTTCCGCTTCTCGGTGATTTTTGTCGGCATTGCGGACAGGGTGCGCAGCGGCAATGCAGCCGCCGCCAATGCCGAAGCGGTGGGGCCGCTCGCGAAGCGGTTTGCCGAGCGGGCACTCGAAGTGATCAATGATCACCCAGATCATGCCGGCTTCTAA